A stretch of Fusarium poae strain DAOMC 252244 chromosome 2, whole genome shotgun sequence DNA encodes these proteins:
- a CDS encoding hypothetical protein (BUSCO:46581at5125), translating into MADSTIEPQAPVAVFKKRGAKGKANIRKRPATPPPADSDDSDYSSSEDESGQRVKRRKKNATVTASSKDLASGKKDFSATIYSADRNVPITSTNDATKHSNWYEEDKSELSAKNLLGSTRGSVKDSQPDGTYKGLANQTSFIQKNPDAPQRAKGPVKASTNIRTITVMDFKPDICKDYKKTGHCGFGDSCIFLHDRTDVKQGWQLDKEWEEVTKGKKNLGGTIIASANRDKKEQATEDESEIAMLEKIPFACIICEGSYREPIVTRCGHYFCEPCALKRYRKDPTCASCGAGTNGVFNSAKKLKKLLEKKKEREEKKKKAEEEEAAEE; encoded by the coding sequence ATGGCAGACTCAACTATAGAACCCCAAGCGCCCGTCGCTGTTTTCAAGAAGAGAGGCGCAAAGGGCAAGGCAAATATTCGAAAGCGACCTGCGACGCCACCTCCAGCCGATAGCGACGACAGCGACTACTCATCCTCAGAGGACGAGTCTGGACAGCGCGTCAAACGGCGCAAAAAGAACGCTACCGTTACGGCATCTTCCAAAGACCTGGCTTCAGGGAAGAAGGATTTCTCGGCTACAATCTACTCGGCGGACCGTAACGTACCTATTACAAGCACGAACGACGCGACAAAACACAGCAACTGGTACGAAGAAGACAAGAGCGAGCTCTCAGCAAAGAACCTTCTAGGTTCAACAAGAGGTTCTGTGAAAGATTCACAGCCGGATGGAACATACAAGGGACTCGCGAATCAGACGTCATTCATCCAGAAGAATCCCGATGCGCCCCAGAGAGCGAAAGGTCCTGTCAAGGCCTCCACAAATATTCGGACAATCACTGTCATGGACTTCAAGCCCGATATCTgcaaagattataaaaagactGGCCACTGTGGATTTGGCGATAGTTGTATTTTCCTGCACGATCGAACAGACGTCAAACAAGGGTGGCAGCTCGATAAGGAATGGGAAGAAGTCAcaaagggcaagaagaaccTGGGCGGCACCATCATTGCAAGTGCCAATCGTGACAAGAAAGAGCAAGCTACTGAGGACGAGTCAGAGATAGCCATGCTGGAGAAGATTCCATTCGCATGCATCATCTGCGAGGGGTCATATAGGGAACCAATCGTGACGAGGTGTGGGCACTACTTTTGTGAGCCATGTGCTCTGAAGAGATACAGAAAGGACCCGACATGTGCATCATGTGGAGCTGGCACAAACGGAGTGTTTAATTCAGCCAAGAAGCTAAAGAAATTactggagaagaagaaggaacgcgaagagaaaaagaaaaaggcagaagaggaggaagctgCCGAAGAATAA
- a CDS encoding hypothetical protein (BUSCO:55641at5125): protein MIMAARFTPEAFLPSGGYDSDAALSLNSHISYHNASSFPSPPNSYPRAGTLRHQYPQHYLDPCQPHNQDYSQSQLQRGRIPPASALPLHHNDLSPLSLDSLRAAQSVPPNNRRHPQQVDSSNAFHGHPVSVSPTHGGPPPAHEFRFPASSTAPLPNVASSSGLVGASLSRSVSADAVAASQSSLHVVQRLMQQNQSIREAWEAERNHLEANRRRVEEVYQEERIIMDEVRESWETEKEAMAREIEELKERVHRLEGENSALKAVTAQSIQVTGVVSPLASQRGGSGEGSLDNSYFPAPPGRLMSRAQNPTIPVGVSMADASSLPPGLDGASRRPHYFSPGSARVSPTTQPESSPFVPLDPRMQTQNPVAKDFLPSPTEDMATPVPVIDVQEIDPKLEGIPIKATAVQKSTFAAGASPPEIAASSVTSPPGLATENLEQSRQPTNIRGSSKEYTLQVLSAVESRRLTMHAGHTPNHSLSVFPKINPTDPASIIGEGATPTVETTIDLGTAATIVEEEKKDTLPVPVPESNERRDSKVSFISFTEELDPNALDVMMEPSDGDKPLKGPLMLRNMPAKDELFWEEVHKKLEPISQGQNALPAVMQSQEPGPTAGPSGLKQSGSVGGDGSADVQAGVDASDGETDGKAIEVDVPLKLKSTSNFGAPFGVM, encoded by the coding sequence ATGATTATGGCTGCGAGATTCACGCCCGAGGCTTTTCTGCCATCGGGCGGCTACGACTCTGATGCGGCTCTTTCCCTCAATAGCCACATTTCATATCACAATGCTTCCAGTTTCCCGTCTCCGCCCAACTCGTATCCTCGAGCCGGAACTCTTCGTCATCAATACCCACAGCACTATCTCGACCCATGTCAACCACACAACCAAGATTATAGTCAGAGTCAATTACAACGCGGCCGAATACCTCCAGCGAGTGCTCTACCGCTTCATCACAACGACTTATCCCCTCTCTCGTTAGACTCTTTACGGGCAGCCCAGTCCGTTCCGCCAAACAACCGGCGTCACCCACAGCAGGTCGATTCTTCCAACGCTTTTCACGGGCAccctgtgtctgtgtctcCTACTCACGGAGGCCCGCCTCCTGCACACGAATTCCGCTTCCCTGCATCATCTACAGCTCCTCTACCCAACGTTGCCTCGTCTTCTGGCCTCGTTGGTGCGTCTTTATCGAGATCCGTTTCCGCAGACGCCGTGGCTGCTTCTCAATCTTCGCTGCATGTGGTTCAACGCCTCATGCAGCAAAACCAATCAATTCGTGAAGCCTGGGAAGCAGAACGAAATCATCTTGAAGCCAACCGTCGACGTGTCGAGGAAGTTTATCAAGAAGAGCGGATCATAATGGACGAGGTCCGGGAGAGTTGGGAGACTGAGAAAGAAGCCATGGCTCGAGAAATTGAAGAACTCAAGGAACGAGTTCATCGACTGGAAGGAGAAAACAGTGCTCTCAAAGCTGTCACAGCCCAAAGCATTCAGGTTACAGGCGTGGTTTCGCCTCTGGCGAGTCAGCGTGGTGGAAGCGGTGAGGGCTCCTTGGACAATTCCTACTTCCCTGCTCCACCAGGACGACTCATGTCAAGGGCACAAAATCCAACCATCCCGGTCGGTGTTTCCATGGCCGATGCGTCATCTCTTCCACCCGGCCTTGATGGTGCGTCTCGACGACCTCACTATTTCTCACCAGGTAGTGCTCGCGTGTCTCCCACAACACAACCCGAATCGTCGCCTTTTGTCCCTCTTGATCCCAGAATGCAAACACAAAATCCGGTAGCCAAGGACTTTCTTCCGTCCCCAACAGAAGACATGGCCACGCCTGTGCCAGTCATCGACGTGCAAGAAATCGACCCTAAGCTGGAAGGTATCCCGATCAAAGCCACTGCGGTCCAGAAATCCACATTCGCTGCCGGCGCATCTCCTCCCGAAATTGCAGCCTCTTCAGTGACGTCCCCTCCTGGACTCGCTACTGAAAACCTGGAGCAGTCTAGACAGCCGACAAACATCCGCGGCTCGTCCAAGGAATATACGTTACAAGTTCTTTCCGCTGTAGAATCTCGCCGACTCACAATGCACGCTGGCCACACCCCAAACCATTCCCTTTCAGTTTTCCCCAAAATCAACCCGACCGACCCAGCATCCATCATTGGAGAGGGCGCCACGCCAACTGTTGAAACAACTATCGATCTCGGTACAGCAGCTACTattgttgaagaagagaaaaaagacacCTTGCCTGTGCCCGTGCCGGAATCAAACGAAAGGCGCGACTCCAAAGTGTCGTTTATATCATTTACCGAAGAGTTAGACCCAAATGCACTAGACGTCATGATGGAACCCAGTGACGGCGATAAACCCCTTAAAGGTCCCCTCATGCTCAGAAATATGCCGGCCAAAGACGAACTCTTCTGGGAAGAAGTACACAAGAAACTAGAGCCCATCAGCCAAGGACAGAACGCTCTTCCGGCTGTTATGCAATCTCAGGAACCGGGGCCTACTGCTGGTCCTTCCGGGTTGAAACAGAGTGGTTCTGTCGGAGGTGATGGATCTGCCGACGTCCAAGCTGGTGTAGATGCTAGTGATGGCGAAACCGATGGTAAAGCCATCGAAGTTGATGTTCCGTTGAAATTGAAGAGTACGTCCAATTTTGGCGCCCCTTTCGGTGTTATGTAG
- a CDS encoding hypothetical protein (SECRETED:SignalP(1-18)~TransMembrane:1 (n4-13c18/19o208-229i)), whose protein sequence is MTRLIAALFLYFLPICFAANKCYYPNGIEANDFPCDPDAKNSVCCGGGLGTVCLSNKLCIGADGNTLRGSCTDKNWASPECAMYCLGADRGGTDLISCSNVTGSDTSFCCDHNPGCCNSGVGRFAVLPSNPKVWATWDRRATKYTVVGTVFIDEATSTPAPATSDASSLVTSASTYVTTTSEASASSSASNTPASADEPAGISTSAKAGIGAGVGVGAVLAMTVVYLLWRIRKNKATEREKQLPPTYYGPGTDASWQQHHYALGVKELQPQPPQELHGQALQGYNVRAELPAHN, encoded by the exons ATGACAAGGCTCATCGCTGCGTTGTTTCTTTACTTTCTCCCGATATGTTTTGCTGCTAACAAGTGCTACTATCCCAATGGTATCGAGGCCAATGATTTTCCTTGCGACCCAGATGCGAAGAACAGCGTCTGCTGTGGGGGAGGCTTAGGCACCGTATGTCTGTCCAACAAGTTGTGCATTGGAGCAGATGGAAACACTTTGAGAGGCTCGTGTACAGATAAGAACTGGGCGTCGCCCGAGTGTGCTATGTATTGTCTGG GTGCGGATAGAGGAGGGACGGACTTGATCTCGTGCTCAAACGTCACGGGTAGCGATACATCATTTTGTTGCGATCACAACCCAGGCTGTTGCAATAGTGGTGTCGGGAGATTCGCTGTCCTCCCATCTAATCCAAAAGTATGGGCGACATGGGATCGAAGAGCAACCAAGTATACCGTCGTAGGGACGGTGTTCATCGACGAAGCCACCTCAACACCTGCGCCGGCTACTTCAGACGCGTCGTCTTTGGTCACATCTGCATCAACATATGTCACTACGACCAGCGAGGCATCTGCATCAAGTTCTGCGTCCAATACGCCAGCATCGGCCGATGAGCCTGCAGGAATATCCACCAGTGCGAAAGCAGGaattggtgctggtgtcgGTGTCGGGGCAGTGCTGGCTATGACAGTCGTATATCTTCTGTGGAGGATACGCAAGAATAAGGCTACCGAGAGGGAGAAGCAATTGCCACCCACATACTATGGACCAGGCACCGATGCATCTTGGCAACAACATCATTATGCGCTTGGCGTGAAGGAGCTCCAGCCTCAACCGCCACAGGAACTTCACGGACAGGCGTTACAAGGTTACAACGTAAGGGCAGAATTACCAGCACATAATTAA
- a CDS encoding hypothetical protein (BUSCO:1462at5125): MDLFRIRLNCIDHYQATATQYDPQLRNDIRPSQISKGPKVPIVRVFGATETGQKVCAHIHGAFPYLYVEYGGGLSPDEVGAYIYRFHLSIDHALAVSYRRDQKNDNARFVARITLVKGIPFYGFHVGYRFFLKIYMFNPVVMTRLADLLQQGVIMKHKFQPYEAHLQFLLQFMTDFNLYGCDYLESSSTGFRSPVPEYDEETNSSHLWHSESIPQEDITDETALPRSSHCSVEVDICVQDILNRHRVKERPLHHDFTERANPLPSDMKLVYSMAGLWKDETKRRKQKMQGPSEGSSPFPPEVLVSMSANPRNSQPQSWIHEEEHRIEIQNLISEEKISIDGDELTFETFAKPHPYEENVSTVLESVEDLFPAKLALALGLPSGMQPDQDPGSSILVDEGRVRQVGEAHNDFLPDDSDEEAIITLVAMEKAAAEGSRISTSKLPEGDPEQAAALDIGLDELGLRPFWSSILGVGRSGLASGNLPSIPLCPDLFDYAEDYGLVGRAFDAPKYTSSSSIQLKRPLPDLPPVQMSNKRLRFDEQPLVDEDEMVLVPIPSTGLNNPVTSSFRGPSILKGPSGISKSIVSKGAVGSNQKLNFPTVKDQNDPNTKLRLSQLSQKSASQQTDGGRHTKHVSFDPSSFLPAEAGPSQMTLSSSLVSSGGDEAENDSQHSKIQQAMRRFASPQVHLFSSLPPSAASVVSSLKEHMLPDVLYQDAYYSKEKDVPGRTREYAGKEFRLEGNTLPFLPEFDPTARSPATYGLKYEILDRVTTELQYERQRKECSWRSWEFATPPPTYKEVEDWGFEQERKANTPDGSGLPSTHRHYHSQIEGPTPKNKHGFKYTPGKKATSVQHEVQYMSTMSLEVHVNTRGNFVPNPEEDEVQCVFWAIKSDGTSTDSQNSAGAVQTGMLLLSNDIQFTQRVQRQTSADVIEETSELDLMVRMVEIVRNHDPDILTGYEVHGSSWGYLIERARLKYDYNLCDEFSRMKTESHGRFGKENDRWGFNTTSTIRVTGRHMVNVWRAMRGELNLLQYTMENVVWHLLHRRIPHYSWKSLTSWYKSGKHRELSRMLKYYQNRTKLDIEILDANELIARTSEQARLLGVDFFSVFSRGSQFKVESIMFRIAKPENFLLVSPTRKQVGSQNALECLPLVMEPQSAFYSSPLLVLDFQSLYPSVMIAYNYCYSTFLGRVTNWRGTSKMGFTEYKRQQGLLTLLKDYINIAPNGMMYAKTEIRKSLLAKMLTEILETRVMVKSGMKQDKDDKTLQQLLNNRQLALKLLANVTYGYTSASFSGRMPCSEIADSIVQTGRETLERAIAYIHSVEKWGAEVVYGDTDSLFISLKGRTKDEAFDIGNEISKAITEMNPRPIKLKFEKVYHPCVLLAKKRYVGYKYESKDQVKPEFDAKGIETVRRDGTPAEQMIEEKALRLLFETADLSQVKEYFQKQCQKIMRNNVSVQDFCFAKEVRLGTYSDKGAPPAGALISTKRMLQDARAEPQYGERVPYVVISGAPGARLIDRCVAPEELLGNPQWQLDAEYYISKNLIPPLERIFNLVGANVRQWYDEMPKVQRVHHATTLSNKKTTLESYMKSTHCLVCNIKFSQEDNPLCPACRTNIPLALFSLQTRLTTEEHRLQEILSLCRSCSGVGPVEDVQCDSKDCPVFWTRMKQVSKTRGVRNTSQPVIQSLVEDIEKLSLDW; this comes from the exons ATGGACTTGTTCCGGATCAGACTGAACTGTATCGACCACTATCAAGCGACAGCAACACAATACGACCCCCAGCTTCGCAATGATATACGCCCTTCCCAGATTTCCAAAGGTCCAAAAGTTCCTATAGTCCGCGTTTTTGGAGCCACTGAAACGGGCCAGAAAGTATGCGCCCATATTCATGGCGCGTTCCCGTACTTGTACGTGGAATACGGAGGAGGTTTATCTCCCGATGAAG TCGGTGCTTACATCTATCGTTTTCATCTCTCTATCGACCATGCGTTAGCTGTGAGCTACCGCAGAGATCAGAAGAACGATAATGCCAGGTTCGTTGCGAGGATTACCCTTGTCAAGGGCATTCCCTTCTATGGTTTTCATGTCGGTTATCGGTTTTTCTTGAAGATCTATATGTTCAACCCCGTCGTTATGACTCGGTTAGCAGATCTCCTTCAGCAAGGTGTCATTATGAAGCACAAGTTCCAACCGTACGAAGCACATCTCCAATTCCTTCTTCAGTTCATGACGGACTTCAATTTGTATGGATGCGACTATCTAGAGTCTTCCAGTACAGGGTTTCGGTCCCCAGTTCCTGAATATGACGAAGAAACGAATTCTTCACATCTTTGGCACAGCGAATCTATCCCACAGGAGGACATTACCGACGAAACCGCACTCCCTCGGAGCAGCCACTGCTCAGTTGAGGTTGATATATGTGTTCAAGATATACTCAACAGACATCGAGTCAAAGAAAGACCACTCCATCATGACTTTACCGAGCGGGCCAACCCccttccctcagatatgaAGCTCGTTTACAGCATGGCTGGTCTCTGGAAAGACGAAACCAAGCGACGCAAACAAAAAATGCAAGGCCCTAGTGAAGGAAGCAGTCCGTTTCCGCCAGAGGTTCTTGTATCAATGTCGGCCAATCCGCGCAACTCACAGCCTCAAAGCTGGATTCATGAGGAGGAGCACCGAATTGAGATTCAGAATCTCATTTCAGAGGAGAAGATTTCCATTGATGGAGACGAGCTTACCTTTGAGACCTTTGCAAAGCCTCACCCCTATGAAGAAAACGTCAGCACTGTATTGGAGTCGGTTGAGGATCTTTTCCCGGCCAAACTCGCACTCGCTTTGGGACTTCCCTCAGGCATGCAACCCGATCAGGATCCGGGAAGTAGCattcttgttgatgaaggcAGAGTCCGCCAAGTTGGAGAGGCTCACAACGACTTCTTGCCTGATGATTCAGACGAAGAAGCCATCATAACATTGGTGGCGATGGAGAAAGCTGCTGCAGAAGGCTCCCGTATTTCTACAAGTAAACTACCAGAAGGAGACCCAGAACAGGCCGCAGCGCTCGATATAGGCCTTGACGAACTAGGTCTGAGGCCGTTTTGGTCATCAATCCTTGGTGTTGGTCGAAGTGGCCTGGCCTCTGGTAATTTGCCTAGCATTCCCTTGTGTCCGGATTTATTTGATTACGCTGAGGATTACGGGCTGGTCGGACGCGCATTTGACGCACCGAAATACACATCCTCCAGTTCAATACAACTCAAACGGCCTTTGCCCGACCTCCCACCAGTCCAAATGTCCAATAAAAGGCTTAGATTTGACGAGCAACCATTGGTCGATGAGGACGAGATGGTCTTGGTTCCTATCCCTTCAACAGGCCTAAACAACCCAGTCACATCTTCTTTCAGGGGACCATCCATTCTAAAAGGTCCTTCTGGTATCAGCAAGAGCATTGTATCCAAAGGTGCTGTAGGGTCAAATCAGAAACTGAATTTCCCTACTGTTAAAGATCAGAACGATCCTAACACTAAGCTCCGTCTTAGTCAATTGAGTCAAAAGTCGGCTTCGCAACAAACCGATGGAGGCCGACACACCAAACATGTCTCCTTCGATCCCAGCAGCTTTCTGCCTGCTGAGGCAGGACCCTCCCAAATGACTTTGTCGTCGTCTTTGGTATCATCTGGAGGAGACGAAGCAGAGAATGATAGCCAACACTCTAAGATTCAGCAAGCTATGCGCAGGTTCGCCAGTCCGCAAGTGCATTTGTTTTCTTCTCTGCCCCCCTCTGCGGCTTCTGTGGTTTCCTCTTTAAAGGAACACATGCTCCCTGATGTCCTCTATCAAGATGCATATTACAGTAAGGAGAAAGATGTCCCTGGTCGAACGCGCGAGTACGCTGGAAAAGAGTTCCGGTTGGAAGGTAACACTTTGCCATTTCTTCCCGAATTCGACCCAACAGCTAGATCACCAGCTACCTACGGTCTGAAATATGAAATTCTTGATAGGGTCACCACTGAACTCCAGTATGAACGACAAAGAAAGGAATGTTCTTGGAGGAGCTGGGAGTTTGCAACCCCTCCACCCACATATAAGGAGGTCGAGGATTGGGGGTTTGAACAGGAGCGCAAAGCCAATACGCCAGACGGATCCGGGTTACCGTCAACGCATAGACACTATCATTCTCAGATCGAAGGGCCAACGCCGAAGAATAAGCACGGTTTCAAGTACACGCCAGGCAAGAAAGCGACAAGCGTTCAGCACGAGGTTCAATACATGAGCACCATGAGTCTGGAGGTTCATGTGAACACAAGAGGTAATTTCGTGCCAAACccagaagaagatgaggtCCAGTGTGTTTTCTGGGCAATAAAGTCCGACGGAACTTCTACCGACAGCCAGAACTCAGCAGGGGCTGTCCAGACTGGGATGCTGCTATTATCTAATGATATCCAGTTCACACAGCGTGTTCAGCGCCAGACGTCTGCCGATGTTATCGAGGAAACGTCTGAACTGGATCTTATGGTCCGAATGGTAGAAATTGTGCGAAATCATGATCCTGATATCCTGACAGGGTACGAAGTTCATGGCAGCTCATGGGGTTACCTGATAGAGAGAGCGCGATTGAAATATGACTACAATCTCTGTGACGAGTTTTCTCGTATGAAAACAGAGTCGCATGGCAGATTCGGCAAAGAGAACGACCGATGGGGGTTCAATACCACATCCACGATTCGAGTCACGGGTCGACATATGGTCAATGTATGGCGTGCAATGCGAGGAGAGCTCAATCTTCTTCAATACACGATGGAAAACGTCGTGTGGCATCTACTCCATAGGCGGATACCCCATTACTCTTGGAAATCATTGACAAGCTGGTACAAAAGTGGCAAGCATCGAGAACTCAGCAGGATGTTGAAATACTACCAGAACCGCACCAAACTCGATATTGAGATATTGGATGCCAACGAATTGATTGCCAGAACTAGTGAACAGGCTCGACTCCTTGGCGTAGACTTCTTCTCGGTTTTCTCGCGAGGATCGCAGTTCAAGGTAGAGTCGATCATGTTCAGGATCGCCAAGCCAGAGAACTTTCTTCTCGTGTCGCCTACTCGCAAACAAGTCGGCAGCCAGAACGCTCTCGAGTGTTTGCCACTTGTCATGGAACCACAGAGCGCCTTCTACAGCAGCCCCCTCTTAGTCCTTGACTTTCAGAGTCTCTATCCAAGTGTCATGATCGCCTACAATTATTGCTATTCGACCTTTCTGGGCCGAGTCACTAATTGGAGAGGCACAAGCAAGATGGGCTTCACCGAGTATAAACGCCAGCAAGGTCTTCTCACACTCTTGAAGGATTATATCAACATCGCACCAAATGGTATGATGTATGCAAAGACGGAAATCCGCAAGTCACTCCTTGCCAAGATGCTAACTGAGATCCTCGAAACCCGAGTCATGGTTAAGAGTGGCATGAAGCAAGATAAAGATGACAAGACTCTCCAGCAGCTTCTCAACAACCGACAGCTTGCTCTCAAGTTGCTTGCTAACGTCACTTATGGTTATACTTCAGCTTCCTTCTCTGGCCGCATGCCTTGCTCGGAGATTGCGGACAGTATCGTACAAACTGGCAGGGAGACTCTTGAAAGAGCAATAGCTTATATCCATTCTGTCGAGAAATGGGGCGCAGAGGTTGTGTATGGCGACACTGATAGTCTGTTCATTTCCCTCAAAGGTCGAACGAAAGATGAAGCGTTCGACATTGGCAACGAAATCTCCAAGGCGATCACTGAGATGAACCCACGACCGATCAAACTCAAGTTCGAAAAAGTCTACCACCCTTGCGTCCTCCTCGCCAAGAAAAGATATGTCGGTTACAAGTACGAGAGCAAGGACCAAGTGAAGCCTGAGTTTGATGCCAAGGGAATCGAGACTGTCCGCCGTGATGGTACGCCCGCGGAACAAATGATTGAGGAAAAGGCTCTCCGTCTACTATTCGAGACAGCAGATCTCAGCCAGGTAAAGGAGTACTTCCAAAAGCAATGCCAAAAGATCATGCGCAACAATGTGTCAGTTCAAGACTTTTGCTTTGCGAAAGAAGTTCGTCTAGGCACATATTCTGACAAGGGCGCACCGCCTGCTGGTGCCCTCATCAGCACCAAGCGCATGCTCCAGGATGCTCGCGCAGAACCACAGTATGGCGAGAGAGTTCCTTACGTTGTCATCAGTGGTGCTCCAGGAGCTCGACTTATCGATCGATGTGTTGCCCCCGAAGAGCTTCTCGGTAATCCACAGTGGCAGCTGGATGCCGAGTACTACATCTCCAAGAATCTTATACCCCCTCTCGAACGGATCTTTAATCTCGTAGGTGCAAATGTGCGCCAGTGGTATGATGAGATGCCAAAGGTGCAGCGTGTTCACCATGCAACTACACTAAGCAACAAGAAGACGACGCTAGAATCGTACATGAAGTCCACGCACTGTCTTGTCTGCAACATCAAATTCTCACAGGAAGACAATCCTCTCTGCCCCGCCTGTCGCACAAACATTCCCTTGGCGCTGTTTTCGCTCCAGACGCGATTGACTACCGAGGAGCATCGTTTACAGGAGATACTCTCCCTCTGTCGTAGCTGCTCTGGTGTTGGGCCTGTGGAGGATGTTCAGTGCGATAGCAAGGATTGTCCTGTGTTTTGGACACGTATGAAACAAGTCAGCAAGACAAGAGGGGTGCGGAATACCAGTCAGCCTGTGATTCAATCCCTGGTAGAGGATATTGAGAAGTTATCGCTGGATTGGTGA
- the ATG3 gene encoding E2-like enzyme (BUSCO:40687at5125) encodes MNFLYSTVNTLRDRYTPVSHKSTFRQTGQITPEEFVAAGDYLVYKFPTWSWGDADSPERRVSHLPPGKQFLVTRNVPCHRRLNDDFAGDAGHEEALVNDGDDFKGNAGDDEDGWLRTGGLASSQPLKVKEVRTVDDSGNVGDREVVEDDEIPDMEDEDDDEAIIRDSGADSKNSAHRTYTLYIMYSPYYRTPRLYLSGYLANGQPLPPTDMTEDIVGDYKDKTVTLEDFPFFANNIKMASVHPCKHASVMKTLLDRADAALRLRREKLRAGNASSNQATSGMEGLVDEIGKLDVKGAQEAADKDEWEEVQEAEIDDHEVAIRVDQYLVVFLKFMASVTPGIEHDFTMGV; translated from the exons ATGAATTTCCTCTACTCAACAGTCAATACCCTCCGGGATCGTTATACACCCGTATCCCACAAGTCGACCTTCCGCCAGACTGGTCAAATCACACCCGAAGAGTTCGTTGCTGCTGGTGACTATCTCGTCTACAAGTTCCCAACCTGGTCCTGGGGCGACGCCGACTCTCCCGAACGCCGAGTCAGCCACCTGCCTCCCGGCAAGCAGTTCCTCGTCACACGCAATGTTCCCTGCCATCGCCGTCTAAACGACGACTTTGCTGGCGACGCTGGACACGAGGAAGCTCTTGTTAACGATGGTGACGACTTCAAGGGTAACGCaggtgacgatgaagatggctGGCTGCGGACTGGTGGGTTGGCCAGCTCGCAGCcgctcaaggtcaaggaggtGAGGACGGTGGATGACTCGGGAAATGTCGGTGACAGAGAGGTcgtggaggatgatgagattCCCGATAtggaggatgaagacgacgatgaagctATTATCCGGGATTCTGGAGCCGATTCCAAGAACAG CGCCCACCGAACGTACACATTGTACATTATGTACTCTCCATACTATAGAACGCCTCGTCTATATCTCTCGGGCTATCTCGCCAACGgtcagcctcttcctcccacCGACATGACAGAGGATATTGTCGGTGACTACAAAGATAAGACAGTGACACTCGAGGATTTCCCATTCTTTgccaacaacatcaagatGGCCTCCGTGCACCCTTGCAAGCATGCCTCGGTCATGAAGACATTGCTTGATCGCGCTGATGCCGCTCTACGCCTGCGCCGCGAGAAGCTCCGTGCCGGTAATGCCAGCAGTAACCAGGCAACTTCGGGAATGGAAGGGTTGGTTGATGAGATTGGAAAGCTAGATGTCAAGGGTGCTCAGGAGGCGGCTGACAAGGATGAATGGGAGGAGGTACAGGAAGCCGAGATTGATGATCACGAGGTTGCTATCCGAGTGGATCAGTACTTGGTTGTCTTCCTCAAG TTTATGGCCAGTGTGACGCCTGGTATCGAGCACGATTTCACCATGGGCGTCTAG